The proteins below are encoded in one region of Gloeocapsa sp. PCC 73106:
- the galE gene encoding UDP-glucose 4-epimerase GalE yields MSDKPTILVTGGAGYIGSHVVLALKNSGYEVIVLDNLSYGHREIVKDVLKVELIVGDTCDRPFLDQLFASRNIAAVMHFAAYIAVGESVQQPAKYYHNNVVGTLTLLEAMLSAQVKKFVFSSTCAIYGMPQEIPMTESHPHNPLSPYASSKDMVERILGDLDSAFGLKSVAFRYFNASGADPSGLLGEDHQPETHLIPLALLTALGKRSSLSIFGTDYPTKDGTAVRDYIHVNDLASAHVLGLEYLLAGGESEVFNLGNGNGFTVKEVIETARAVTQRDIPVQESDRRPGDAPILIGSSAKARQILNWNPQFADLSVIVAHAWQWHQRRHG; encoded by the coding sequence GTGAGCGATAAACCCACGATTTTGGTAACGGGTGGTGCGGGATATATTGGCTCTCATGTAGTTTTAGCTTTAAAAAATTCAGGGTATGAAGTGATTGTCTTAGACAACTTGTCTTATGGGCATCGGGAGATTGTCAAGGACGTACTGAAGGTAGAATTAATTGTGGGAGATACTTGCGATCGCCCATTTTTAGATCAATTATTTGCAAGTCGTAATATTGCGGCGGTGATGCACTTTGCAGCTTATATAGCGGTGGGGGAATCGGTACAACAACCCGCTAAATACTATCATAATAACGTGGTGGGCACTCTCACCCTACTAGAAGCGATGCTAAGCGCCCAAGTAAAGAAATTTGTTTTTTCTTCTACCTGCGCGATTTATGGTATGCCACAAGAAATACCCATGACAGAATCGCACCCTCATAACCCTCTTAGCCCTTACGCCAGTAGTAAAGATATGGTAGAGAGAATTCTGGGGGATTTAGATTCAGCTTTTGGGCTAAAATCTGTTGCTTTTCGCTATTTTAACGCATCTGGAGCAGATCCTAGTGGTTTATTGGGAGAAGACCACCAACCGGAAACTCATCTGATTCCTCTGGCTTTACTTACGGCTTTGGGTAAACGATCATCTCTGTCAATCTTTGGCACAGATTATCCCACTAAAGACGGCACAGCGGTAAGAGATTATATCCACGTCAACGACTTAGCTAGCGCTCACGTTTTAGGATTAGAATATCTACTAGCAGGGGGCGAAAGTGAGGTATTTAATCTGGGTAATGGTAACGGCTTTACGGTAAAAGAAGTGATTGAAACCGCCCGCGCTGTAACTCAGAGAGATATACCAGTACAAGAAAGCGATCGCCGTCCTGGTGACGCACCCATTCTCATCGGTAGTAGCGCTAAA